One window of Acidobacteriota bacterium genomic DNA carries:
- a CDS encoding EutN/CcmL family microcompartment protein, with the protein MRIAKVVGNVVATVKDPSLTGKRILLIREIGSDGQMKGEAFAALDVAGVGAGETVFFVSAREAAFPFEPEEVPVDTCILGVVDRINRSSEG; encoded by the coding sequence ATGCGCATCGCCAAGGTTGTCGGCAACGTGGTTGCCACGGTTAAAGACCCCTCCCTGACCGGGAAGCGGATCCTCCTGATCAGGGAGATCGGTTCGGACGGTCAAATGAAAGGCGAGGCTTTTGCCGCTCTGGATGTGGCCGGCGTCGGCGCGGGGGAAACGGTCTTCTTCGTTTCGGCGCGGGAGGCGGCCTTCCCCTTTGAACCCGAAGAAGTTCCTGTCGATACCTGCATTCTCGGGGTTGTCGACCGGATCAACCGGTCATCCGAAGGCTGA